A part of Neoarius graeffei isolate fNeoGra1 chromosome 22, fNeoGra1.pri, whole genome shotgun sequence genomic DNA contains:
- the pex11b gene encoding peroxisomal membrane protein 11B, whose amino-acid sequence METWVRFSAQSQAKERVFRAAQYACTLLGYTLQKGGAAAQLLTTIKQLEAHLSLSRKLMRLGNSAEALEAAKRAVHLSDCVLRLCITVSHLNRAMYFACDNLLWAGKTGLLPRLDQNKWSQRSFRYYLFALILNLTRDLYEIHGLMERERRSTSAKAHLSGAVENGEFPSVPCSCVSVLTARLQQQLRLLTAVLCSNPPLLLDTLKNLCDLFIPLDKLGLYPTGPGFVGACGLTSSVLSILTVLYPWLKLKP is encoded by the exons ATGGAGACGTGGGTGAGATTCAGCGCGCAGAGTCAAGCCAAAGAGCGAGTgttcag ggctGCACAGTACGCCTGCACTCTGCTTGGATACACACTGCAGAAAGGAGGAGCTGCAGCTCAACTGTTAACAACCATCAAGCAGCTGGAAGCTCATCTGAGTCTCAGCAGAAAAC TGAtgcggttagggaactcggccgaGGCTCTGGAAGCAGCGAAGCGAGCCGTTCACCTCTCCGACTGCGTCCTGCGCCTCTGCATCACCGTCTCCCATTTAAACAGAGCCATGTACTTCGCCTGCGATAACCTGCTGTGGGCCGGAAAGACGGGGCTGCTGCCTCGCCTCGACCAGAACAAGTGGAGCCAGAGGTCATTCAG GTATTACCTGTTTGCGCTCATCTTGAACCTGACCCGAGACCTTTACGAGATCCACGGTTTGATGGAGCGCGAGCGGCGCAGCACTTCAGCCAAAGCTCATCTCTCGGGTGCCGTAGAGAACGGCGAGTTCCCCTCCGTCCCGTGCTCCTGCGTGTCCGTCCTCACGGCCAGGCTCCAGCAGCAGCTGCGTCTGCTCACCGCCGTCCTGTGCAGCAACCCGCCGCTCCTGCTGGACACGCTGAAGAACCTGTGTGACCTCTTCATCCCGCTGGACAAACTGGGCCTCTATCCTACCGGGCCGGGATTCGTCGGGGCGTGTGGTCTCACCTCGTCCGTCCTGTCCATCCTCACCGTGCTGTACCCCTGGCTCAAACTCAAACCCTAA